Within Anopheles nili chromosome 3, idAnoNiliSN_F5_01, whole genome shotgun sequence, the genomic segment AATTCTTCCGTCATTTGCTCTGTACAGTCGCTTCATGAGACGCTCCGTTTTAACTTACCGATACTTTTCTGATTGATGGAGTTCCTTCGTCGCCGGTTGGTGTGTCAGCATATAATGCAGAATTTCACTCGGAACTTACATGCAACGAACTGAACCCGCATACCCTCATTGCTCCCTACTCTTCTCTGCGACCGCACCCACCGCTTCTTGTCGGGACCTCCAACGAGATTCTGTCGGGCGAAGGCCTTTTCGAGCCGGTCACGGAACCACGGGCCTGGCTATTCGTTACACGTGTATCTCCGAATTGCACTGAAGAGCAGATGTGGACTTTTGTTTCATCTCGGATCAATTCCTCCGATTGTATTGCTTGCCGAATTTATCCTCGCAGCCGCGACCGAAATAGTTTGCGTTTCATCTCGTTTAAAGTGAGCCTGCCGCGATCACTTCGACAGGTCGCTCTATCACCACCTACCTGTCCAAGATGTTTTGTCTTCCGAGAATTTGAGTTTCGTCGTAGGAGCGAgaattcttttttctccccggaACCGTTTCACAAACCTGTACGAACCACGCAACTCAACGACTTACTGCCACGTTAGCTCACTGAGTTCCGCTCTAGCCTTGGAGTTAGTAACGGATTAATCGGCTTAAAATACCTCTCAGTGTATTACCAAAATGTGCGTGGTTTGCGTTCGATAACCTCTGAGTTCTTCTTGAGCTCCATCTGTGCTGACTATGACATAATTATTTTGACTGAAACTTGGCTAGATGACACTATTCCTTCACCGCTGCTTTTCGATATCTGTTTTCCGTACTGATCGGTCAGCcacgaacagcaaaaaatctctGGGCGGAGGTGTCCTTATCGCAGAGGCTTCGAGGCTTGACCCCATCCGTTGCTCTGATCCGACTCCTCTCACGGAGAGCCTATGGGTGCGCGTGAAAACACTTCATCAAGAAATAATGATAGGTGCTATCTACGTGCCGCCGGATCGCTCAAGTGATCTGGCAACAATTAACTCCTTCTGCTCCGAGCTTAGCCAAGTAAGAGAGAGATCGTCTCTCGTTCTGTTTGTCCTCATGGGTGACTTCAATCAACCTAACCTACGCTGGACTCCTAGTCCTGCCCCGTTTCCTGCTCTGGACTTTGCCAGTTCACAGTTTTCTCCTGCCTGCACTATGCCGTTCGACGAATTGCAGTTCTCCGGATTGACACAGCTAAACTCCTCTGTGAATGGGCACGGCACCCTGTTGGACCTAGTTTTCGTGTGAGATCTGTTTATCGATTACTCGGTATCAATTGAGAGCAGCTTGGATCCGCTAATCGGGCTTGATAATTATCATTCCGCTATGGTGCTTAAGATTGTTTTGCTTAATGCTTCCGGTGAGTGTATGCGAGCATCTGCCTCTGCTTTGCCGCAGCGCCGTTGGAACTTCCGTCGTGCTGATTTTGCTGGTTTAACGTCGGCTCTATTGCATGCTGACTGGAATGAAATCATGTCTGATGCAAACCTCAACGTGAATGTTGATTCCTTTACCCATACTGTTGTGGAACTCTTCGATGTTCCCCAGTTTCGTGCTCTAAAGAAACCTGGTAGTAGTGGTCGCCCTACTCTCCGCCGTTAAAAAAGATACAAATCAGCTTACTACAAAAGACTCTGTCGGAGCATCTGTGAACGGAACCGTTTAGCATTTCTCGGTTCTACAAAAATGAGAACAGACGAGCTTATAAACGGTATACTACTACCCTCGAAGTTGTATtcagaaaaaatcccaaatcattttggaagtttattaaaaacaaacgagaagcAGGCAGTGGAGGCAAACGTGGTGAATTATCTTCTTCTATGAGCTTCAATGAAGTGGAAGTGGAGGTACGCGAAACCCATTACGAATCCTGCCTTCGAATATGATGGGACTGGGATCAGGTGTCTAGGGAGGATCGGGACGCGAGGGTGACAAGGGTTGCAAGGGAAGCCAGGGAGGGTAGGGAATCTCTGGCACATTCACTTCACTTGACACTGGCAGGTCATCCTGCTCCACCTCCATCACCATGACAGAATCTTGCAAATCATCGTTTGAGCGGTTCATTGCTTCAAAATGGCCACTTCACTACTACTTGTTCGACAGAGATATTACTACTTTTTGTACACTACTGTTTGTTCGATATAGAGTTTTCTAATAATGATTACTTGTTCCTAAAACCCTCTCGTAGTCTCGTAGTAATAAACAGTAGGCTGTAACACAGCTGCCTATATTCTGACCGTAACACATGTTTGTTGAAAACTTCTTCGGCACATTCCAGCTTTCGTCCTTTAATATCTAACGCCAATCCCCTTTGGGAAGCGCTCTCAAGCATGACTACATAATTTGATTTCGTTAGGAACCATCATTAGGATCATTTTCATGATTCTATAGCGTCAACCCTTCTCGAATATGAGCAGTACATTTGTCGACATTCTGTTTCACAGTTGGATAttgaatttgttgttttgtacGCATCATATTTTTATCGATCTGATCCAACTCTGCCAATATGTTTATGATTTACTGAAGGCTTTTAGTCCCGCTTCTAAGAAGCAGTATTTTTTTAGTAACCGTTTGATGCAAGTGTTCAGATGATACTGTTCATTCCTGATCATTCTTAAGTTCATTATAATTCATTTGTTAATTCATGTTCATTCATTTCTTAAGTGTcctaatttttttaattttaaaatagagTTGCTTATTCAGgaacaatattttaatttattgtgtAATTACCAACACAGTTTCTTAAGGATATTTTACATTAAATAACTCACCATTTAAGTGTTTGCAAACTTATTCTACTTTTACAGTCTTCCGTCTGTATTggagaaatataatttatgaaacatttcatcagTGAAATTCTAtgctttttctctattttttcaGCTATGGTCTTATCATATCTTCGAGTTTTATGcaaggaattttattttcttttaatataCTTATAAACATTTTGTAGATGTATCCTGCTATTTTGTGTCGCAGGGTTTCTATTCTACCACAGTTTTCATAGTTAGCATTTCTTACTATTTCccatgtgtgtgctttttgcttgtagggaattttatttttcacaaagcTGTAATACAGGCTTCTTTGATCTGAGCTAAGATGGTGATCATTTATGTTTTTCcatattgttttccatttactATATCGGTATTTTTCTAGAATGTTGGGAGAGGGAATTGCTTTTATTAAGGATTTGTACATTCCACTGGcagttgtttttgttctttgacTATTTGTGAAGTTTGTAAGTTGATTTGCAATTACCTTTATGCATAGGTAAAAACTTGGTAGGGTAGCAGGGTTGATTGGATTGTCCAGTGTATCAATGATGTTTTTTGTATACGGCATATAGTTGATTTCATTTATGTTTCTATTCAAAAGTAGATTTTTGAGTTTTAGTTTTGGATTTAGTAAGTTAAGCCCACCTCGTGATTTCGGTAAGGATAATTGTTAAAGGGAGATGGTGTATTTTGCTGGTGCTTTCATAAGGATTCTAATCAGTTTGTTTAGTTTGATTAGATAGAATGTATTAATCGACAGAACTGAGCCAACATACCATAACATTGAGGTGATGTACGTGTTACATAGAATTGCTTTTTGGTGCAGATTTAAATCTCGTCGTTTGTTGTTCCATATTATTCGGACAAATTTCTGGGTAGTTACATTCCAGTTAAGTTTGATCGTCAGTCTTAACGAGTTCGTGAACAATATGCCTAAAATTTTGATTATGTCAAATGTTTGCAACCATGGAATTTGGATTTGGGTGCTGTTAGATATTTTACCAATGTTTAATGCTATGGTTTTTCCGAAGTTGAGTTTTGACTCAGCTATTATTGTTATACTATTTGAATCGATAGTTCTTATAATATGACTTTGTGCAGATTTTACGGTTGCTACCCATAGCCCGCCAAAGTAAGATGCTTTTGGAGGAATGAATTTGTACTTGATCTCGTTCGTCGACCATCGATCTAAAATTTCCGTTCGATCATCCTTGTTATATTTAAGCATTTCATAGATGCGATTCAGATCGTGACATACGTCCTTGAAAGTAGTTGCATTGTCCAAATACAATTCACTAATCTTTCCGCATCGTGCAACGAAACTAGACTGGCATAATGAAGGAAAGAACTGAACTCTGTTGCCTTCCGCTTTTCTAAATATTTTAATGTTCTCAACTTCCGATTTATTTCTGAAGGCAGCTCAATTTCTGTCAATATTTTAGAGATTCTATCACACTCCTGAGGTGTCCAGCTTCTTTGGCTACCAATCTCCccattttttcatctttttaatAGATTTTTTCTAGCATATGGTCGATCAGAAAGAGATGGTCAGCTATTATGACATCATCAATAATgttaaaatcaatcaaatctaACAAAGGaatcattttcttttaatgTTGCGGCATGTATGAACCTCTTCAAAAATGCTCATCTGTTCGTTTTGCTGTTCCGACACCCCGAGAATTTGTTCTGTGATTTTCTCTTGTACCCTGAACCGCACATTTCATTCATCCATGCAGCCCATTGAAATTAACGACACCTGTAAATAAATACAATTCAAAATAAACCATTATCAATTTTGAAACACTCAGAAAAACTTGAAAAATATGTAAGCGCCTAATATTCACATGTTCTACTTTTTACCTTTGACTAAAGCTCTCGCTGGAGTATCGGCAACGAAATAAAGCATCTTAACAGAAATGATTCGATTGTAGACTACCAATCTTGTTTGGTACAAATCATTCAGATCGTTCACCAAAGAGCGTAGGTATTGCTCGATATTCATAGAGCCACTAAAAATGCCGACTAACATTGGCGCTTTATTTGGCAATTGCTGAACGCTGATTAAAATTGGCCAACATTTTAAATTAGTACTTTTCTGAAGCGGTAGCCCATGTAAAAAAAGACTTAAGCTAAGCACTTAAATGTTCGTTTCCTGCTTACTTATTGCGAGTAAcagaataatttaaaaatgcatgctGAATTTCAAATATGTTAAATATATAAACTGATTTAATGttaaatatataattttttatagtttcaCTTCTGGAACTTATTTTGCAGGCAAGCTTTGGTACTACAGCTGACCTCCATCCACATTTAGAGTATGTCCCAGGCCTGCGGACTTTTTTAGAAGCATCCGAGAATCTTTCGGGAGGGCGGATTCGCTACATAAACTTGAGCGACTTATGGTAAATGTTGAACATAAGCGCCCAGACTTGCAAACATACGAGTAATGACGAATTTCCAATGTCGAAAACTGCGGTAACTTCTTTATGTGTCCACTTTTCGTTAACGCTATCGCATTTAACTCTGGGAGCATTAGATTTATAAAAATCGTCCTTACTAGCCTATCTATTCGCCTCCTTGAAGATGGTGACGGACCAAACGGCGTTGCTGGTTGAGCGCTTAGTGAGGGTGTTTGTTGAAAATGTAAGCTGTCAGAACTCGAATCAGTCTCCATATTTTCTCGTGCCTTAGCATTCTTGTAAACcttagtggttttttttgctcaaataTAGAAAATGGAATATTTACCATTTCTTTGTTTATCTCTCTACATTACTATACAATACAGAGATAAatgggtaaaaatgtatttaagccctcgtccgacagcatgggttggtgtttaaggaaattagcattgacagcacttagattgacagcaattagccgatattttttgttttcaactagatcaaatattttttttctttattgggACGGACAAGCCGTATGGACGACTCTACGTGAGCCGCCGACGTAATATACAAAGGGCATTTACTCCCTTTCtttgccttatcccgggcataCTCGGTTGACTCAAATTAATATGATGCTGTGTTATAAATGTGTACTGTTCGTATCTATTGTCTGTTATTGTTGGATTATTGCTGGTGGCGTATTGTGTTGCAGGTGTTGAGCTTATTGTTATTCTGGATATGGAAGATTGTGTTGTTGGCTGTTGTAGGCGCTAGCTTCAGCGTGCTGTTGTGTGTCCTTAAAAGTACGAAATTCCTTTTAGAGTTCATTTATTATAGTTCAATGTCAAGTACTTATCCCAATAGTTATGGTAACACTGAACATGAATTTAGAATTCTGGAACCCGTTTGATAGTCAAGACAGGGACCATTCCGAAGCCTTGATCTTCTGCCTCCCTTGTTGCGCTGTTAACTTGACATATGTATTAACCGAGACATTTAGACATATGGTGAGAAGCGGTAGGGATTGGAGAAGGAGGGTATTATAAGGTAAGACCGTTGTCTCTGGCAAAGGGGATCAAATAtgctatagatcatttattcaaatacacattattcaatttgaccgttgaaagtaaaaattaattgtaagAAGAGGAAGGGTGTTGTTGAATGTGAATGTGAATTTTTACCGATAAATGTACTAATATTCCGATAGAAATTGTACGCGCGTTATTTTTATCCCCTTAATACTTTTTTCTAAAGGTGTAttacagatttttttaaagtcTAAATTAGTTAGGTTATTCAAGCTGGTTAAGTTAGTTTGGTttagataaattaaataacaaaatcttctcttgggtttttttttctatttttcccgAGGTACATTATTCCAAACTAgcaactttatttttttttagttatcCACTGCACGGCGGGATGGTCGAATGATTATAGCGCCAATTCACACACGTCGCAGATCGTCAATCTGATGCGTCCACCAGGTCTGCACTCTCCACTATAATCTAAGAAAGGTAGAACGCGGGCTTCAAGACACCAATTGCCACTCTTATATTCATGTGCAGAAGGAGCATTTTGTCGATGATCTCCCAACGGGCGGAGAGCTTGAGCATGGTGTTAAATAACCTACCCAAGAAGTTGCTACCATGTTCACACAAATCCTGCACaaatgaccagaaattcgccAGTATAAACCTACACCGATGTGCTTCTACAGTTTGAACGCAGTCGAAAAGGCGCTCGGAGTGCGGTAAATCATTGCTACACGTTGTGTTTGACATTGAGACATTGAATCTGGCAGGGCACATATCCACCGCTGATGTGCACCGATTTGCGCCCgttattagattttttttcttattaatCGTACTGAGAATGAAAATAGCGAATCCAGCGCGACTGGTTAACTGCAGATAATCATTCGCTATTGAAACAACTCGTAAGAATCGATCATTGTTTTCATtgattaatgtttatttttcagcGTAGAGTAGCCTTAATCTTTCGCATTATCGTTGACGCTCACGGTGCACATGAATTGCTGTGTTGTAACGATAACGCATCCCGAGCAGCGTGAACAATGCTAGTTTGACGTCGGAGGTGAATGCTCCATTCAAGAGTTGTACTCACTCGCATGCTGGTTGATAAAGTCGACATAGTGCGATACCTTCGTCAACACACCCGGGTAGGGTGCGATAGCGCAGGGTTTGATGCTCCACGACACGATGCCCACTTGGTAGCCGTTGTGCAGCAGGGGACCACCGGAGTCACCCTAAATCGATCAAAGTTATCGTTGGTGAaagaataaaatcaaaatcattTTCGAATTATGATCGAAGTACTTACGCTGCACTGGCCCTTTCCGCCGCCCGGCTCGGCAGCGCAAATCTGCGACGGATAGATGTGATTGCCGTGGATGCTATTGCACTCATCATTCGGGACGGCGTAGTAGTCGATCTGCTGCAAAATCGTCTGAACCGGTCCATCCGACGCGTTGCGGCCCCATCCGACGAGCGTCACGTGGTTCGAGGCGAGCGTGTCGATCTCGAAAAACCGCTTCGGCAACCGAACGGGACGCACTTGATCGCTGAATACCAGCGGTTTACGCAACTTCAACAGGGCGATATCGTCGATGTAGCTGTCGGCCGGGTTGTAGCCGGGGTGTATAACAACGTCCGCGATCGCGTACACCGATTCATCGACGGGGCGCGAGATTTCCGCTCGTCCTACCTGCACCGTCTGCGCGAGAGGCGTGGTGTAGTCTACGCAATGGGCCGCCGTCAGAATCCAGAGGCTGTTCAAGATGCTACCACCGCACGAGTGACCGCCAGTTGAACCACGGAGTGAGACAATGAACGGATAGTCCTCGATCGTAGCATCCGTTCCGTTTACGATCTTGCGATCCTCGATCGGACCAGCTATGATGAGGTGTGAGGGATCGTTTCGCGTTAGACGTTAGGAAACAAACCATGAAATGAAGCGCTATGACCAGATTAGGGCACACTCTCTAACTACTCACCCCACGCCAGACCGACAATCACGAGAGTTAATCCTAGTCGTAAGAGCACCATGGTCCCGGCTCTACTTTATCTTTATCTTCAGCCCTTCGCTATACTAACGAAAGAGCGCTCGTAAAATCTTTCTTTTATATTACCGATAACGCGCTAATCGATGGATTACGATGGATAAGGCACACTGTCTCCTGATAGACGCCACACTTGGCTGGTAAGAGTCCATTTATGGtttcaaaatataaaacaatattCTGTATTATAATAGTTCCTTTGAAATATATTATCAAAGATGCGTATTTCATTACCTGGGAGCTGCAAAGCGCACGatctgtatttttttcaaactcctACTATTTTTTCgattatatttgtttttgtttactgtTTTCTACCAGTAACAtgtttttattaattattaattataataatagCATCATATACTGTTGTCTTTTTCAACctcaaaaacttttttttctaacctATAATAAGTACCTAAACCTAAAAAGCCCCATCCCAACAACCTAAAACATACTGTTCATTACATTACTCAATTCAAGTTGATAAAccatgtttgttttatcatcGCATACAATGCTAGTAATAATGTGTTTGTTATAtttacgttttgtttgttactttTACAAGTTAGTTATACTCTTGGTTTAAATATTAGAATGATGTTATTTTAGCTAGATATTACGAAGTGATCAAAAATGCTGAACAGGCTGtatattttcgttttcgttatTTTGTCGAATATGAACAGTTTCCCTTTTTAATAACCTATTCACAACCTGTTCTAAACTTTTTGGACCACTTCGTAATAGTCGTTTCAAATACTGCAAGTGGTTTTCGAAACGGTATATAATGGACCATGTTACTCATCTTCTTTGCAAATATGTAAAATATTATGAACATTACCAGAAATATACTCTATGCTATATATaagttttaattgttttacaTAAAGTAGCAATTTATTAGCAAAAAACCAATGATCCTTTTAAAAGTCGGACAATAAAAGCGTTGATCATTTACACGATCGgttaaaaattgttttaaaacgaCAACAGCCACATACaataaaaaggagaaaaattcCGATGTCTTCcaatgaaaaagaaatctaATATTGATCGGAATTTCCTATGAATTTCTAAAGGTAATTTTATCTGCAACAACATTGTcgtcttgttgttttttggttAACGGATTACTTATTATGTGCACCGAATTTATCTTCTACCCAGCCAGTTAGCGTTCGTTTCGTCACTTCCATATCAATTAAATGTAAAGAGTCTCCAACTGTGACCTGCTCGATTATatcaaaattaatcaaatttaaagGGGGAGAATCTACTTTTTGATCTTAtcttatttttatcttttacatCTGTGTGATATGGTGCAGCAAATGCCGTTTTTCTCCTTATGCTTTTCCCTACTGTAGTGCACTTCAAACAGCCTGCATGAGATTTAAAGCTAGCAACTCCTATCACAAAACATATAATAATGGATGTTAGCAATATGTAATGTTGTAATGAATCTTTTATTACCTTTAACGTATGCTCGAGCTGGTGAATCGGCTGTGATTATCGTTGAAATTTCTGATGAAAAATTGCGATTTATCCTTAGTAATATCCAAACATCGCGTGGAAGTTTGCAAGAGACACTGGTAGTCATATTCCTAATAATTCTTACGACTTGATTTATCGAATCATACGATTGGTTTGTTGATATTGCCTATTGTCGTAATTGTTCAGCTGTTCCATTCTCTGGTTCCCATATTCCGTGCTTTTGTTTCATGATCTGAGCTTTCGATTAAATAATCCTAGACAatttcctcttcctcttcaaACGATAATTCGCACATAAATATATCATTTTGCCGGACACCTTTTTCCAAATTATTTTCCGGTGTTGCAGTGACCCGGCTGAATCTCTTAATTATTCTGAAATTTCACCCCGCGCGGAAGTCGGTAGTGCCTTTTTCGACCGAGTAGCGTCGTCTTGCGCTTGGTCATCGTTAGACAAGAATAGCGGGGTTGATGATCAGCGCCATCTACTGGTGGCTAGTTTCGGCGTGATTAGGTGACCGGGCTGGCTAACGTATGTGGTAACGCTGTTTTGCAACACAccttttttaaattgattgaataaattaaaaaatcgataaaatttgtttgttgtgttcGATAGAATTAACAACCGAGATTACGGTTAAATAGTTCAACTAACGTGTCTGCGCAAGTATGCTATAACTTGTGCTCAGTTGAGCTCTATTGCACGCGACAAAACTTGAACGCAATCGAAGCGCGAGATGTTGCATGCAATAATTTCACCTAAcgaaattgtatttttgtgtgcaaacaACGACATTTAATTATCGTATTATCTTTCGCTGAGTGGTATTGCATATgcatatgtttgtttgttgtattAAGAATGTTTTTCTTGAATGAGTTTCAAAAAATCCTAAACCTAAATACGGGAGTCGTCTGTTTCAcgaaaactgttttttttttcataaatttttattcgTATCATATATGTGCATTTGCCATACAAACGTAAGAAGTTGCTATCAATGTTTTGCTATGCTTGtgaatatgcaaatatttgatcaCCGTAACATGAAATCGAGTAGCAGCGAATATAAATAAGTGAGCGTGCTTTGGCGATGGTTGATGGGatacatttaaataaaacggctgaacaaacaaacacacactggcCTGTCCCGATCGTTGATCGCACCTCAGACAGAGCTGGCATTTTTCATCATTGGCTGCTCATCATTGTCTTAGCAAAGGCTCGCAACTCAACGCTAGTTATGAGCTTCTATGGGCGAGTTTGCACTATCGTGCATATTCTAGTGCTGTTCTGTGGACACTTCAACACATCAAGTGCTAAAAAATCCAAACCTCACTCCGACGGCTACGCAGACGACGAACTGGTGAGGTATTCTATGACGTGGTTAACGAAAACCCATTAAACCGGAAAATTTTTAACCTATTCGAACGCAGTTCCCCATTTACGAGTGTGACGAACGGAGCCGTGAGTGGACCAAACGCTGTCTAGTACCACTAACCAACGTCCAGTTGTCGGTTGATCTGTGTGGCACCGGAGAGGTTCGTTAGGTTCACGCTCACCCATCGAGGATTCCCTTACAAGTGCTACTAATCGCTTACACATTCCAGCTGCCAGATCAGACCTTTCTCAAACGTTGCGCGAAGGACCTGCAAATCCTGGGAGATTCCTGCCCacaaccggcaccggtggcagACCTGGCAAGGAATATGCAGACCCATAAGCCACCGCCAGCTCCGTACGATTCACCGAACAGGCCGAAAGCTCCAAAAGGCCCCCTGAAAGACAAGCTTTCGCTGTAGATAATAAATGCGCACGATTCTCTAGAAGGCATAAACGACAAGTTTATTCTCGTACCGTTTAAACGATTGATTCTAGCATCAAAGCATGATCGCTGTACGTGGACAAGCGACTGCCCATTGGCAGTCACCAAATGGGCCCGGTTGGTATATTGCATCAAAATACCAtccaccgatgcaccgacgGCTAGCTGGCTTACGTCTCGCT encodes:
- the LOC128722728 gene encoding chymotrypsin-1-like, with product MVLLRLGLTLVIVGLAWAGPIEDRKIVNGTDATIEDYPFIVSLRGSTGGHSCGGSILNSLWILTAAHCVDYTTPLAQTVQVGRAEISRPVDESVYAIADVVIHPGYNPADSYIDDIALLKLRKPLVFSDQVRPVRLPKRFFEIDTLASNHVTLVGWGRNASDGPVQTILQQIDYYAVPNDECNSIHGNHIYPSQICAAEPGGGKGQCSGDSGGPLLHNGYQVGIVSWSIKPCAIAPYPGVLTKVSHYVDFINQHASEYNS
- the LOC128726467 gene encoding uncharacterized protein LOC128726467, with protein sequence MSFYGRVCTIVHILVLFCGHFNTSSAKKSKPHSDGYADDELFPIYECDERSREWTKRCLVPLTNVQLSVDLCGTGELPDQTFLKRCAKDLQILGDSCPQPAPVADLARNMQTHKPPPAPYDSPNRPKAPKGPLKDKLSL